A genomic region of Echeneis naucrates chromosome 24, fEcheNa1.1, whole genome shotgun sequence contains the following coding sequences:
- the LOC115038191 gene encoding endothelin-2, which produces MDFTYFWLLVTALMLFQQFEAFSAAGPSVEEGPPAQLTHTAHRREKRCSCENQKDKECIFFCHIGIVWVNTPSHLVPYGFGSLRLRRELGRCICRDRRDAECLSFCAAQTQSG; this is translated from the exons ATGGACTTCACTTACTTTTGGCTGCTCGTCACGGCGCTGATGTTGTTCCAGCAGTTTGAAG CCTTCTCTGCTGCAGGCCCCTCGGTGGAGGAGGGGCCCCCGGCGCAGCTCACCCACACGGCCCACCGCCGAGAGAAACGTTGCTCCTGCGAAAACCAGAAAGACAAAGagtgcatttttttctgccacattGGCATCGTCTGGGTCAACACCCCAAG ccaCCTGGTTCCTTACGGGTTCGGGTCACTGCGACTGCGGAGGGAGCTGGGCCGCTGCATCTGCAGGGACCGACGGGACGCCGAGTGTCTGAGCTTCTGCGCCGCCCAAACACAATCAGGGtaa
- the LOC115038190 gene encoding uncharacterized protein LOC115038190 — MAAPKEILLQKLQDLGKEEFETFKWYLQNQEDVQKIPKSQLENADRLITVDLMVRTYSRKYIEVAKVVLVKMNQNDLAEDLKKIKKGDLENADNLDTVPDNDRKSSIEVPEVNSKKNQHTVVKDLLDPRSKITEIFTNPKHKLKSNQKKKFHCVFEGIPKAGNQTLLNHIYIELYITEGGTGEVKEEHEVRQVETTSRKQNRLETTIRQEDIFKVPPGRSGPIRTVMTKGVAGIGKTVLTQKFTLDWAEDKTNQDIEFTFPFTFRELNVLKEKKFSLVELVHHFFTETKEAGIRKFNKSQVVFIFDGLDECRLPLDFHNTEVLTDPTESTSVDVLLTNLIRGKLLPSARLWITTRPAAANQIPAQCVDMVTEVRGFTDHQQEEYFRKWFRHEEQTRKIISHIQTSQSLHSMCRIPVFCWITATVLEEMLKTKDGGELPKTLTEMYVHFLVVQSKLKNVKQDGGAETDPHCSPETKKMLKSLGKLAFEQLQKGNLIFYESDLTECGIDIQTASGYSGVFTQIFREETGLYQDKVFCFVHLSVQEFLAALHVHQTFVKSGVNLMSEKQTASCFPDFFKSKQKPSMTKNLYQRAVDVALQSPNGHLDFVLRFLMGLSLQTNQTLLRGLVTQTGSSSETIKYIKKKLSENLSPEKSMNLFHCLNELNDRSLVEEIQKSLASGRLSLDKMSSAHWSALVFILLSPEKDLDVFDLKKYSASEEALLKLLPVVKASNKALLIDCNLSEKSCEALLSVLSSQSSRLRDLDLSNNDLQDPGVRFLSLALGRPHCELETLRLSGCSLSERSCEALSSVLSSQSSSLRDLDLSNNNLLDSGVKLLSDGLKSPHCELETLSLSGCLVTEEGCSALASALSSNPSHLRELDLSFNNPGDSGVKLLSAGLEDPGWRLDTLRVDHGGPQRMRLGLRKYACELELDTNTVNRNLKLSDNNRRVTYVREHQSYRNHPDRFDFWPQLLYKNGLTGRCYWEVEWSGKVHISVSYRGIRRKKSTDDCFFGKNDQSWSLMCSDDGYSVCHDNKKTSISSSVSHRVAVYLDYRAGSLSFYSDCSDSLFHLHTFHTAFSEPLYPGFWISSGSSVSLCGLEKMSSFDSTSLQEMLLQKLQNLGTDDFKTFKWYLQQNQVLQDVPGIPKCKLESADRLDTVDVMVRTYSRNYTEVAKVILVKMNQNDLAEDFPEIVKNTLEKAESVEAASLNGRQNSSEINDVEELPDTPTQAKVILTDPKGKLKLNLKKKFHSVIQGIAKAGNQTLLNQIFAELYITEGGTGEVNEEHEIRQIETTSRKQNRPETIIRQEDIFKVPPGRSGPIRTVMTKGVAGIGKTVLTQKFTLDWAEDKTNQDIEFTFPFTFRELNVLKEKKFSLVELVHHFFTETKDGGICSFDQFQVVFIFDGLDECRLPLDFHNTEVLTDPTESTSVDVLLTNLIRGKLLPSARLWITTRPAAANQIPPQCVDMVTEVRGFTDSQKEEYFRKRFRHEEQTSRIISHIKTSQSLHSMCRIPVFCWITATVLEEMLKTKDGGELPKTLTEMYVHFLVVQSKLKNVKQDGGAETYPHCSLETKKMLKSLGKLAYEQLQKGNLIFYESDLTECGIDIQTASGYSGVFTQIFRDETGLYQDKVFCFVHLSVQEFLAALHVQLTFSKTGVNLMSEENSTTRMSKFLRMVPTSGKTPSVYQRAVDVALQSPNGHLDLFLRFLMGLSLQTNQILLRGLVTQTVSSSQTNQETAQYIRKKMDENLSPEKSINLFHCLNELNDRSLVEEIQQSLRSGRLSTDELSPAQWSALVFLLLSSEKDLDVFDLKKYSASEEALLKLLPVVKASNKALLSGCHISERGCEALSSVLSSQSSSLRELDLSDNNLQDSGVKLLSDGLESPHCRLEILGLLGCLVTEEGCSSLASALSSNPSHLRELDLSFNNPGGSGMKLLSAGLEDPGWRLDTLRVDHGGPQRMRLGLRKYACELELDTNTVNTNLKLSDNNRKVTHVTEEQSYPDHPDRFGDWSQLLCKNGLTGRCYLEFGWKGKVYISMSYRGIRRKGFTNDCVFGRNDQSWCLRCSDDDGYSVCHSNRETSISSSVSHRVAVYLDYRAGSLSFYSDSAKSLIHLHTFHTTFKEPLYLGFWVLPGSSVSVCRL; from the exons ATGGCAGCACCTAAAGAGATCCTCTTGCAGAAGTTGCAAGATTTAGGGAAAGAAGAATTTGAAACATTCAAATGGTACCTGCAGAACCAGGAAGATGTCCAAAAAATCCCAAAGAGTCAACTGGAGAATGCAGACAGGTTGATCACGGTGGATCTAATGGTCCGAACCTACAGTAGAAAATATATTGAAGTTGCTAAAGTGGTTTTGGTGAAGATGAATCAGAACGATCTTGCAGAAGAtctcaaaaaaattaaaaaaggtgATCTGGAAAATGCAGACAACTTGGACACAGTGCCtgataatgacagaaaaagctCTATTGAAGTCCCTGAAGTGAACTCTAAGAAGAATCAGCACACTGTTGTAAAGGATCTCCTTGACCCCCGCTCAAAAATCACAG agATTTTCACCAACCCCAAACATAAACTCAAATCTAACCAGAAGAAGAAGTTccactgtgtgtttgaaggGATCCCTAAAGCAGGAAACCAAACCCTTCTGAATCACATTTACAtagagctctacatcacagagggaggaacTGGAGAGGTCAAAGaagaacatgaggtcagacaggtTGAAACAACATCCAGGAAACAGAACAGGCTGGAAACAACAATCAGgcaagaagacatctttaaagtcCCACCTGGAAGAAGtggaccaatcagaacagtgatgacaaagggagtggctggcatcgGGAAAACTGTCTTAActcagaagttcactctggactgggctgaagacaaaaccaaccaggacatagagttcacatttcccttcaccttcagagagctgaatgtgctgaaagagaagaagttcagcttggtggaacttgttcatcacttcttcactgaaaccaaagaagcaggaatccGCAAGTTTAATAAAtcccaggttgtgttcatctttgacggtctggatgagtgtcgacttcctctggacttccacaacactgaggtcctgactgatcctacagagtccacctcagtggacgtgctgctgacaaacctcatcagggggaaactgcttccctctgctcgcctctggataaccacaagacctgcagcagccaatcagatccctgctcagtgtgttgacatggtgacagaggtcagagggttcactGACCACCAACAAGAGGAGTACTTTAGGAAGtggttcagacatgaggagcagacCAGAAagatcatctcccacatccaGACCTCACAAAGCCTCCACAGTATGTGCCgtatcccagtcttctgctggatcactgctacagttctggaggagatGTTGAAGaccaaagatggaggagagctgcccaagaccctgactgagatgtacgtccacttcctggtggttcagtccaaactgaagaacgTCAAGcaagatggaggagcagagacTGATCCACACTGTAGTCCAGAGACCAAGAAGATGTTGAAGTCTCTGGGAAAactggcttttgagcagctgcagaaaggaaacctgatcttctatgaatcagacctgacagagtgtggcatcgatatccAAACAGCATCTGgttactcaggagtgttcacacagatctttaGAGAGGAGAcggggctgtaccaggacaaggtgttctgcttcgtccatctgagtgttcaggagtttctggctgctcttcatgtccatcagACCTTCGTCAagtctggagtcaatctgatgtcagaaaaacaaacggCATCCTGTTTcccagatttttttaaaagcaaacaaaaaccaagTATGACAAAAAACCTCTACCAGAGAGCTGTGGACGTGGCCTTgcagagtccaaatggacacctggactttGTGCTCCGCTTCCTCatgggtctttcactgcagaccaatcAAACcctcctacgaggcctggtgacacagacaggaagtagctcagagacca ttaaatacaTCAAGAAGAAGCTCAGTGAGAATCTGTCACCAGAGAAAAGCATGaatctgtttcactgtctgaatgaactgaacgatcgttctctggtggaggagatccaaaaGTCCCTGGCATCAGGACGTCTCTCCTTAGATAAAATGTCCTCTGCTCAttggtcagctctggtcttcatcttactgtcaccagaaaaagatctggacgtgtttgacctgaagaaatactcagcttcagaggaggctcttctgaagctgctgccggtggtcaaagcctccaacaaagctct ATTGATTGactgtaacctctcagagaAAAGCTGTGAGGCGCTGctctcagtcctcagctcccagtcttCTcgtctgagagatctggacctgagtaacaacgACCTGCAGGATCCTGGAgtgaggtttctgtctcttgcGCTGGGGcgtccacactgtgagctggagaCTCTCAG actgagtggctgtagcctctcagagagaagctgtgaagctctgtcctcagtcctcagctcccagtcctctagtctgagagatctggacctgagtaacaacaacctgctggattcaggagtgaagcttctgtctgatggactgaagagtccacactgtgaactGGAGACTCTCAG tctgtcaggatgtctggtcacagaggaaggctgttctgctctggcctcagctctgagctccaacccctcccatctgagagaactggacctgagcttcAATaatccaggagactcaggagtgaagcttctttctgctggactggaggatccaggctggagactggacactctcag ggtggaccatggtggaccacagagaatGAGACttggtctgaggaagt ATgcctgtgaactggaactggacacaaacacggtgaacagaaacctgaaactgtctgacaacaacaggagagTGACATATGTGAGGGAGCATCAGTCGTATCGtaatcatccagacagatttgactTCTGGCCTCAGCTGCTGTATAaaaatggtctgactggtcgctgttactgggaggttgaGTGGAGTGGAAAGGTTCATATCTCAGTGAgttacagaggaatcagaaggaaaaaatCCACTGATGActgtttttttggaaaaaatgaTCAGTCGTGGAGTCTGATGTGCTCTGATGATGGCTACTCTGTCtgccatgacaacaaaaaaacctccatctcctcctctgtctctcacagagtagcagtgtattTAGATTATcgtgctggctctctgtccttctacagcgaCTGCTCTGACTCATTgttccacctccacaccttccaCACAGCATTCTCTGAACCTCTGTATCCTGGGTTCTGGATCTCTTctggttcctcagtgtctctgtgtggtct GGAAAAGATGTCATCATTTGACAGCACATCTCTGCAGGAGATGCTCTTGCAGAAGCTGCAGAATTTGGGCACAGATgactttaaaacatttaaatggtaCCTGCAGCAGAACCAGGTCCTACAAGACGTCCCAGGAATCCCAAAGTGTAAACTGGAGAGTGCAGACAGATTGGACACTGTCGATGTAATGGTCCGTACATACAGTAGAAATTACACTGAAGTGGCTAAAGTGATTTTGGTAAAGATGAATCAGAATGATCTTGCTGAAGACTTCCCAGAAATCGTAAAGAACACactggagaaagcagagagtgTGGAAGCAGCGTCCCTTAACGGCAGACAAAATTCAAGTGAAATTAATGATGTGGAAGAACTCCCAGACACCCCCACACAAGCTAAAG tgatTCTCACAGACCCTAAAGGTAAACTCAAATTgaacctgaagaagaagttccacTCTGTGATTCAGGGGATCGCTAAAGCAGGAAACCaaacccttctgaatcagatcttcgcagagctctacatcacagagggaggaactggagaggtcaatgaggaacatgagatcagacagattgaaacaacatccaggaaacagaacagaccagaaacaatcatcagacaagaagacatctttaaagtcCCACCTGGAAGAAGtggaccaatcagaacagtgatgacaaagggagtggctggcatcgGGAAAACTGTCTTAActcagaagttcactctggactgggctgaagacaaaaccaaccaggacatagagttcacatttcccttcaccttcagagagctgaatgtgctgaaagagaagaagttcagcttggtggaacttgttcatcacttcttcactgaaaccaaagacggaggaatctgcagctttgatcagttccaggttgtgttcatctttgacggtctggatgagtgtcgacttcctctggacttccacaacactgaggtcctgactgatcctacagagtccacctcagtggacgtgctgctgacaaacctcatcagggggaaactgcttccctctgctcgcctctggataaccacaagacctgcagcagccaatcagatccctcctcagtgtgttgacatggtgacagaggtcagagggttcactgactcccagaaggaggagtacttcaggaagaggttcagacatgaggagcagaccagcaggatcatctcccacatcaagacctcacaaAGCCTCCACAGTATGTGCCgtatcccagtcttctgctggatcactgctacagttctggaggagatGTTGAAGaccaaagatggaggagagctgcccaagaccctgactgagatgtacgtccacttcctggtggttcagtccaaactgaagaacgTCAAGcaagatggaggagcagagacTTATCCACACTGTAGTCTAGAGACCAAGAAGATGTTGAAGTCTCTGGGAAAACTGGCttatgagcagctgcagaaaggaaacctgatcttctatgaatcagacctgacagagtgtggcatcgatatccAAACAGCATCTGgttactcaggagtgttcacacagatctttaGAGACGAGAcggggctgtaccaggacaaggtgttctgcttcgtccatctgagtgttcaggagtttctggctgctcttcatgttcAACTGACCTTCTCCAAGactggagtcaatctgatgtcagaagaaaATTCAACAACCCGAATGTCTAAATTTCTTAGAATGGTACCTACATCTGGAAAAACTCCATCTGTCTACCAGAGAGCTGTGGACgtggccttacagagtccaaatggacacctggacttgttcctccgctTCCTCatgggtctttcactgcagaccaatcAAATTCTCTTAAGAG gcctggtgacacagacagtaAGTAGCTCAcagaccaatcaggaaacagccCAGTACATCAGAAAGAAGATGgatgagaatctgtctccagagaaaagcatcaatctgtttcactgtctgaatgaactgaatgatcgttctctggtggaggagatccaacagtccctgagatcaggacgtctctccacagatgagctgtctcctgctcaatggtcagctctggtcttcctcttactgtcatcagaaaaagatctggacgtgtttgacctgaagaaatactcagcttcagaggaggctcttctgaagctgctgccggtggtcaaagcctccaacaaagctct GCTGAGTGGTTGTCACATCTCTGAGAGAggctgtgaagctctgtcctcagtcctcagctcccagtcctctagtctgagagagctggacctgagtgacaacaacctgcaggattcaggagtgaagctcCTGTCCGATGGATTGGAGAGTCCACACTGCAGACTGGAAATTCTGGG tctgttaGGATGTCTGGtcacagaggaaggctgttcttctctggcctcagctctgagctccaacccctcccatctgagagaactggacctgagcttcAATAATCCAGGAGGCTCAGGAATGAAGCTTctttctgctggactggaggatccaggctggagactggacactctcag ggtggaccatggtggaccacagagaatGAGACttggtctgaggaagt atgcctgtgaactggaactggacacaaacacggtgaacacaaacctgaaactgtctgacaacaacaggaaggtgacacaTGTGACAGAAGAGCAGTCGTACCCTGATCACCCAGACAGATTTGGCGACTGGTCCCAGCTGCTGTGTAaaaatggtctgactggtcgctgttactTGGAGTTTGGATGGAAAGGAAAGGTTTACATCTCAATGAgttacagaggaatcagaaggaaaggatTCACTAACGACTGTGTGTTTGGAAGAAACGATCAGTCGTGGTGTCTGAGATGCTCTGATGATGACGGttactctgtctgtcacagcaacagagaaacctccatctcctcctctgtctctcacagagTAGCGGTGTATTTAGATTATcgtgctggctctctgtccttctacagcgaCTCTGCCAagtcactgatccacctccacaccttccaCACCACCTTCAAAGAACCTCTGTATCTCGGGTTCTGGGTGTTACCTGGTTCGTCGGTGTCTGTGTGCCGTCTGTAG
- the LOC115037302 gene encoding protein NLRC3-like, with amino-acid sequence MDQSEDREDEGPPSKTSLRGRRKSQTKAQSKLKERPDPPDLSCVSMKSDRSMGPPSNFKDGQQPAGSSCVSMKSDRSMGPPSNFKDGQQPAGSSCVSMKSDRSMGPPSNFKDGQQPAGSSCVSMKSDRSMGPPSNFKDGQQPAGSSCVSMKSDPSVDHLIKEKRVQSDKRHHSDLDSIFMLLEEKLFCFMKNELKKIKKNLSPDYPQSFSTEGDDDEEQRRSREAFLKITVNFLRRMKQEELADCLQSKSRAPVCRRKVKSNLKKKFQCVFEGIPKAGNRTLLNQIFTELYITEGGTGEVNEEHEIRQIETTSRKLNRPETIIRQVDIFKVPPGRSGPIRTVMTKGVAGIGKTVLTQKFTLDWAEDKTNQDIEFTFPFTFRELNVLKEKKFSLVELVHHFFTETKEAGIHKFNKSQVVFIFDGLDECRLPLDFHNTEVLTDPTESTSVEVLLTNLIRGKLLLSARLWITTRPAAANQIPPQCVDMVTEVRGFTDSQKEEYFRKRFRHEEQTSRIISHIKTSRSLHSMCHIPVFCWITATVLEEVLKTRDGGELPKTLTEMYVHFLVVQSKVKNVKYFGGAETDPHWNPETKKMLKSLGKLAYEQLKKGNLIFYESDLTECGIDIQTASGYSGVFTQIFREETGLYQDKVFCFVHLSVQEFLAALHVHQTFVNSGFNLMSEEQTAPSWFTMFRSTSSTLYQRAVDVALQSPNGHLDLFLRFLLGLSLQTNQTLLRGLVTETGSSSETNQKTAQYIKKMISENLSPEKSINLFHCLNELNDCSLVEEIQQSLRSGRLSTDELSPAQWSALVFILLSSEKDLDVFDLKKYSASEEALLKLLPVVKASNKALLSGCSLSERSCEALSSVLSSQSSSLRDLDLSNNKLLDSGVKLLSDGLKSPHCELETLSLSGCLVTEEGCSSLASALSSNPSHLRELDLSFNNPGDSGVKLLSAGLEDPGWRLDTLRVDHGGPQRMRLGLRKYACELELDTNTVNTNLKLSDNNRRVTHVREHQSYRNHPDRFDICPQLLYKNGLTDCCYWEVEWSGKVHISVSYRGIRKKGGNNHCWFGRNHQSWSLMCSDDGFSFWHNNRETSISSSVSHKVAVYLDYRAGSLSFYRVSSESLIHLHTFNTTFTEPLYPGFRISSGSSVSLCGL; translated from the exons atggatcagtctgaggacagagaggacgaAGGCCCCCCCTCTAAAACCAGTCTGAGGGGGAGAAGaaagagtcagaccaaagctcagag CAAACTGAAGGAGAGACCAGATCCTCCTgacctgagctgtgtgtccatgaagagcgATCGGTCTATGGGTCCTCCCTCTAACTTTAAGGACGGACAACAGCCTGCtggatccagctgtgtgtccatgaagagcgATCGGTCTATGGGTCCTCCCTCTAACTTTAAGGATGGACAACAACCTGCtggatccagctgtgtgtccatgaagagcgATCGGTCTATGGGTCCTCCCTCTAACTTTAAGGACGGACAACAGCCTGCtggatccagctgtgtgtccatgaagagcgATCGGTCGATGGGTCCTCCCTCTAACTTTAAGGATGGACAACAACCTGCtggatccagctgtgtgtccatgaagagcgATCCTTCTGTGGATCAtcttatcaaagaaaaaag agtccAGTCCGACAAACGTCATCactcagacctggactccatatttatg ctgctggaggagaaactCTTCTGTTTtatgaagaacgagctgaagaaaatcaaaaagaatctgagtccagattacccacaatccTTCAGTactgaaggtgatgatgatgaagagcagaggaggagcagagaggcatttctgaagatcacagtgaacttcctgaggaggatgaagcaggaggagctggctgactgtctgcagagca aaagtcgTGCTCCAGTTTGTCGACGTAAAGTCAAATctaacctgaagaagaagttccagtgtgtgtttgaggggatccctaaagcaggaaacagaacccttctgaatcagatcttcacagagctctacatcacagagggaggaactggagaggtcaatgaggaacatgagatcagacagattgaaacaacATCCAGGAAGCTGAACAGACCAGAAACAATCATCAGACAAGTAGACATCTTTAAAGTCCCACCTGGAAGAAGtggaccaatcagaacagtgatgacaaagggagtggctggcatcgGGAAAACTGTCTTAActcagaagttcactctggactgggctgaagacaaaaccaaccaggacatagagttcacatttcccttcaccttcagagagctgaatgtgctgaaagagaagaagttcagcttggtggaacttgttcatcacttcttcactgaaaccaaagaagcaggaatccACAAGTTTAATAAAtcccaggttgtgttcatctttgacggtctggatgagtgtcgacttcctctggacttccacaacactgaggtcctgactgatcctacagagtccacctcagtggaagtgctgctgacaaacctcatcagggggaaactgcttctctctgctcgcctctggataaccacaagacctgcagcagccaatcagatccctcctcagtgtgttgacatggtgacagaggtcagagggttcactgactcccagaaggaggagtacttcaggaagaggttcagacatgaggagcagaccagcaggatcatctcccacatcaagacctcacgaagcctccacagtatgtgccacatcccagtcttctgctggatcactgctacagttctggaggaggtgttgaagaccagagatggaggagagctgcccaagaccctgactgagatgtacgtccacttcctggtggttcagtccaaagtgaagaacgTCAAGTACTTTGGAGGAGCAGAGACTGATCCACACTGGAATCCAGAGACCAAGAAGATGTTGAAGTCTCTGGGAAAACTGGCTTATGAGCAGCTGAaaaaaggaaacctgatcttctatgaatcagacctgacagagtgtggcatcgatatccAAACAGCATCTGgttactcaggagtgttcacacagatctttaGAGAGGAGAcggggctgtaccaggacaaggtgttctgcttcgtccatctgagtgttcaggagtttctggctgctcttcatgtccatcagACCTTCGTCAACTCTGGattcaatctgatgtcagaggAACAAACAGCGCCCTCATGGTTCACAATGTTTAGAAGCACATCTTCAACTCTCTACCAGAGAGCTGTGGACgtggccttacagagtccaaatggacacctggacttgttcctccgctTCCtcctgggtctttcactgcagaccaaccaaactctcctacgaggcctggtgacagagacaggaagtagctcagagaccaatcagaaaacagcccagtacatcaagaagatgatcagtgagaatctgtctccagagaaaagcatcaatctgtttcactgtctgaatgaactgaatgattgttctctggtggaggagatccaacagtccctgagatcaggacgtctctccacagatgagctgtctcctgctcaatggtcagctctggtcttcatcttactgtcatcagaaaaagatctggacgtgtttgacctgaagaaatactcagcttcagaggaggctcttctgaagctgctgccggtggtcaaagcctccaacaaagctct actgagtggctgtagcctctcagagagaagctgtgaagctctgtcctcagtcctcagctcccagtcctctagtctgagagatctggacctgagtaacaacaagctgctggattcaggagtgaagcttctgtctgatggactgaagagtccacactgtgaactGGAGACTCTCAG tctATCAGGATGTCTGGtcacagaggaaggctgttcttctctggcctcagctctgagctccaacccctcccatctgagagaactggacctgagcttcAATaatccaggagactcaggagtgaagcttctttctgctggactggaggatccaggctggagactggacactctcag ggtggaccatggtggaccacagagaatGAGACttggtctgaggaagt atgcctgtgaactggaactggacacaaacacggtgaacacaaacctgaaactgtctgacaacaataGGAGAGTGACACATGTGAGGGAGCATCAGTCGTATCGtaatcatccagacagatttgatatctgtcctcagctgctgtatAAAAATGGTCTGACTGAttgctgttactgggaggttgaGTGGAGTGGAAAGGTTCATATCTCAGTGAgttacagaggaatcagaaagAAAGGAGGCAATAATCACTGTTGGTTTGGAAGAAATCATCAGTCGTGGAGTCTGATGTGCTCTGATGATGGTTTCTCTTTCTGgcacaacaacagagaaacatccatctcctcctctgtctctcacaaaGTAGCGGTGTATTTAGATTATcgtgctggctctctgtccttctacagagtctcctctgagtcactgatccacctccacaccttcaacaccacgtTCACTGAACCTCTGTATCCTGGGTTCAGGATCTCTTctggttcctcagtgtctctgtgtggtctGTAG